A genomic segment from Nicotiana tabacum cultivar K326 chromosome 9, ASM71507v2, whole genome shotgun sequence encodes:
- the LOC107767018 gene encoding uncharacterized protein LOC107767018, translating into MVMDDEWKNYKGDKVIEAKAREIKSLVMDDEWWDTIEYLLRCTEPIVSTLRSADLDCPKLYLIYDMWDTMIEKVKVIVFKHEGKDLITGQSNVFATIQGILVARWNKSNTPLHCMAHSLVPKYYHESWLKGESNGLRRFAPNEDIEISQNRLKCFQRYFKNPNDLKKASLEHGAFCCGNGYFGESHVIDVMGYEEPLSWWANHGVNTPLLQSLAYKLLSQLASSSCCERNWSTFSLIHSIKRNKLATSRAEDLVFIHYNLRLLSRRKEKYTNGPSKYWDLGGDYFNIDESINDLVELSIDEPQLEGVFFEEEVQDLQEVDIEEIEEDDL; encoded by the exons ATGGTGATGGATGACGAATGGAAGAATTATAAAGGAGATAAAGTAATTGAAGCTAAAGCGCGCGAAATAAAATCTCTTGTGATGGATGATGAATGGTGGGATACTATTGAATACTTGTTGAGGTGTACAGAGCCAATTGTATCCACGCTTAGAAGTGCCGACCTTGATTGTCCAAAATTGTACCTTATTTACGACATGTGGGATACAATGAttgaaaaggtgaaggtgattgtaTTTAAGCATGAGGGGAAAGATCTTATTACCGGCCAATCGAATGTTTTTGCTACAATTCAAGGAATTCTTGTGGCAAGGTGGAATAAGAGTAATACTCCATTGCATTGCATGGCACATTCATTGGTTCCAAAATATTATCATGAGTCATGGCTTAAAGGTGAAAGCAACGGGTTAAGAAGATTTGCTCCTAATGAAGATATAGAAATTTCACAAAATAGGCTCAAATGCTTTCAAAGATATTTCAAGAATCCGAATGATTTAAAGAAAGCTTCTTTGGAGCATGGGGCATTTTGTTGTGGGAATGGTTACTTTGGTGAGTCTCATGTAATTGATGTTATGGGGTATGAGGAGCCTTTATCTTGGTGGGCTAACCATGGTGTAAATACTCCACTTTTACAAAGTCTGGCTTACAAATTGCTTTCCCAGCTAGCTTCTTCATCTTGTTGCGAGAGAAATTGGAGTACTTTTTCATTGATTCATAGCATCAAGAGAAACAAGCTAGCTACTTCTAGAGCCGAAGATTTAGTTTTTATCCATTATAATCTCCGCTTGCTCTCTCGAAGAAAGGAAAAGTATACAAATGGCCCAAGCAAATATTGGGATTTAG gTGGGGATTATTTTAATATTGATGAAAGTATCAATGATCTAGTTGAATTGTCAATAGACGAACCTCAACTAGAAGGAGTCTTCTTTGAAGAGGAAGTTCAAGATTTGCAAGAAGTTGACATTGAAGAGATTGAGGAAGATGACCTTTGA
- the LOC107824838 gene encoding uncharacterized protein LOC107824838 — translation MNVEVCSDIKVVKYIYKYICKGHDKIAFHIHDNDTDTDIDEIKEYQSARWVSPPEVAWRLFSFPISEMTPTVFHLQLHLEGQQFVSFKSIENIDRIFSNPMIRKTMLTEFFVMNRTDKDAMQMLLLYKEFSEYFVWSPKEKMWTRRKQRTVIGRVVTCHPKKGERYYLRLLLMNVRGPKSYQDLRKVDGKCCSTFREAAEKRGLLHCDNNLVECISEATNYQMPYSLRRLQATLLVYCNPANPTELWKQFEDSMSEDFKILPSMNAKDIRFMALNHINDILHLMGHDINEYNLIPEKIKPSVVARETNDCQFERNIIVREEDLLLERKLNTEQRKAYDTILNRIFSNKSGAFFIDGPGGTGKFFLYRALLAAVRSKGFVSLATASSGVTASILPGGRTAHSRFKFPIDIDEQYSCNISKQRALATLIRDAKLIVWDEVSMAKKKVIETFDILIKDLMDTNALSGGKVVVFGGDFTQTLPIVRSGKKRRFYSTKLIIF, via the coding sequence ATGAATGTTGAAGTTTGTTCTGATATCAAAGTAGTGAAATATATTTACAAATATATTTGCAAAGGACACGATAAAATTGCATTTCATATACATGATAATGATACAGATACAGACATAGATGAAATAAAAGAATACCAATCTGCTAGATGGGTTTCACCTCCTGAAGTTGCGTGGCGACTATTTAGTTTTCCCATAAGTGAAATGACTCCAACTGTTTTTCACCTTCAGTTACATTTGGAAGGACAACAATTTGTCTCTTTTAAAAGTATTGAAAATATTGATAGAATATTTAGTAATCCAATGATTCGAAAAACAATGTTAACTGAATTTTTTGTTATGAACAGAACAGATAAAGATGCTATGCAAATGTTATTATTATATAAAGAATTTTCTGAGTACTTTGTATGGTCACCTAAGGAAAAAATGTGGACACGTCGAAAACAACGTACTGTAATTGGACGTGTTGTAACATGTCAtccaaaaaaaggagaaagataTTATCTTAGATTATTGTTGATGAACGTTAGAGGACCAAAATCATATCAGGACTTACGTAAAGTTGACGGCAAATGTTGTAGTACATTCAGAGAGGCCGCAGAAAAAAGAGGATTGTTACACTGTGATAACAACTTAGTTGAATGTATATCTGAAGCTACAAATTATCAAATGCCATATAGTTTAAGGCGTTTGcaagcaacattattggtgtaTTGTAATCCTGCTAATCCAACAGAACTTTGGAAACAATTTGAAGATTCAATGTCCGAAGATTTTAAGATTTTACCTAGCATGAATGCTAAAGATATTCGTTTTATGGCTTTAAATCATATCAATGATATTTTGCACTTGATGGGACATGATATTAATGAATATAATCTTATTCCTGAGAAAATTAAACCTTCAGTTGTTGCGAGAGAAACCAATGACTGTCAATTTGAAAGAAACATCATTGTTAGAGAAGAAGATTTGCTTCTAGAGAGAAAATTAAATACCGAACAGCGAAAAGCGTATGACACGATTCTTAATAGAATATTTTCTAACAAATCAGGAGCATTTTTCATTGATGGCCCCGGAGGAACTGGAAAATTTTTTCTATACCGTGCTTTATTAGCTGCTGTACGATCAAAAGGTTTTGTCTCTTTAGCAACAGCAAGTTCAGGTGTTACAGCTTCGATCCTCCCAGGAGGACGAACTGCTCACTCCCGTTTTAAATTTCCTATTGATATCGATGAACAATATTCTTGCAACATTAGTAAGCAAAGAGCACTTGCAACTTTAATACGTGATGCAAAACTAATTGTCTGGGATGAAGTATCTATGGCAAAAAAGAAAGTGATAGAAACTTTTGATATTCTCATAAAGGATTTAATGGATACAAATGCTCTATCTGGAGGAAAAGTGGTCGTTTTCGGTGGTGATTTTACACAAACTCTCCCAATTGTTAGGagtggaaaaaaaagaagattttatTCAACAAAGCTTATTATATTCTGA